Proteins from a genomic interval of Flammeovirgaceae bacterium SG7u.111:
- a CDS encoding helix-turn-helix transcriptional regulator, producing MNNTHRFDTISQFHAYSNLPKPEHPLISVVDYCQVKYPTDCDEIRWVQNFYSIGLKRNVQGKFNYGQLTYDFDEGVLAFVSPQQLLQIEINQQVAVNPSGWLLLIHPDFLWNTSLAKSIKKYDFFGYSVNEALFLSEKEEDVIVEILKNIQREYRSNIDKFSESIITTQVELLLNYAERYYERQFITRKIAHHQILSRLEDLLKDYFDDETLINQGIPTVKQIADLLNLSPNYLSSMLKVLTGQSTQQHIHSKLIEKAKEKLSTTALSVSEIAYELGFEHPASFSKLFKNKTKLSPIEFRHLFN from the coding sequence ATGAACAATACCCATCGCTTTGATACCATCAGTCAATTTCATGCCTATAGTAATTTGCCCAAACCTGAGCACCCGTTGATCAGTGTAGTAGATTACTGCCAAGTGAAATACCCAACCGACTGTGATGAAATTCGGTGGGTACAAAACTTTTATTCCATTGGGCTGAAACGGAATGTTCAGGGGAAATTCAACTATGGCCAGCTGACCTATGATTTTGATGAAGGCGTATTAGCCTTTGTTTCTCCACAGCAACTTCTACAGATAGAAATAAACCAACAAGTAGCAGTTAATCCATCTGGTTGGCTACTGCTTATCCACCCAGATTTCTTATGGAACACTTCATTGGCTAAGAGTATCAAAAAGTATGATTTCTTTGGTTATTCTGTCAATGAGGCTCTTTTTTTATCCGAAAAAGAAGAAGATGTAATTGTAGAGATCCTAAAAAATATCCAACGAGAATATCGGTCAAACATCGATAAGTTCAGTGAGAGTATTATCACCACACAGGTAGAATTATTGCTCAATTATGCTGAACGTTATTATGAACGACAGTTTATTACCCGTAAAATTGCCCATCACCAAATTTTAAGCCGATTAGAAGATCTGTTAAAAGACTATTTTGATGATGAAACCCTTATCAACCAAGGAATTCCGACTGTCAAACAAATTGCCGACCTTTTGAACCTCTCCCCAAATTACTTGAGCAGCATGCTAAAAGTACTTACTGGGCAAAGTACCCAACAGCATATCCATAGTAAACTGATAGAGAAGGCCAAAGAGAAACTCTCTACCACAGCACTTTCGGTAAGTGAAATAGCCTACGAACTAGGTTTCGAACATCCAGCATCGTTCAGCAAATTATTCAAGAACAAAACCAAGCTTTCTCCTATTGAATTTAGGCATTTGTTTAATTGA
- a CDS encoding YebC/PmpR family DNA-binding transcriptional regulator translates to MGRAFEFRKARKLKRWGQMAKTFTRIGKDIVMAVKEGGPDPTTNSRLRAVMQNAKAANMPKDNVERAIKRATDKSLGDYKETLFEGYAPHGIAVLVETATDNNNRTVANIRSYFSKCNGSLGTQGSVEFMFDHTCNFRLNKEGLDAEELELELIDYGAEEVFEDEDGMMVYGGFSDYGSLQKYFEENNIEILSSGFERIPQVTKELTEEQQEDVNKLLEKIEDDDDVQNVYHSMA, encoded by the coding sequence ATGGGAAGAGCATTTGAATTTAGGAAAGCTAGAAAGCTAAAAAGATGGGGCCAGATGGCCAAAACTTTTACACGTATTGGTAAGGATATTGTCATGGCGGTGAAGGAAGGAGGGCCAGATCCTACTACCAATTCTAGGCTGCGTGCTGTCATGCAAAATGCCAAGGCAGCCAATATGCCTAAAGATAATGTTGAGCGTGCCATCAAGCGTGCAACAGACAAATCTTTAGGCGATTATAAGGAAACGTTGTTCGAGGGATATGCCCCTCACGGAATTGCCGTCTTGGTAGAGACCGCTACTGATAACAACAACAGAACAGTTGCCAATATCAGAAGCTATTTCTCGAAGTGCAACGGCAGCTTGGGCACTCAAGGGTCGGTAGAATTCATGTTTGACCACACCTGCAACTTCCGATTGAACAAGGAGGGGTTAGACGCCGAAGAATTGGAACTGGAGCTGATCGACTATGGTGCTGAGGAAGTCTTTGAGGACGAAGATGGCATGATGGTCTATGGAGGTTTCTCTGATTATGGTTCTTTGCAAAAGTATTTTGAAGAGAATAATATAGAGATTTTGTCTTCAGGGTTTGAGCGAATTCCGCAGGTGACCAAAGAACTGACCGAAGAGCAACAAGAAGATGTCAACAAATTATTGGAAAAAATAGAAGATGACGACGACGTCCAAAACGTCTATCACTCAATGGCTTAA
- a CDS encoding Nramp family divalent metal transporter, with product MKMTSNTEKSNQTEKNSFVQKLVKFLLSFGPGIFAIGYTIGTGSVTSMIVAGNSFGMNLLWVLFFSCVFSGVLIFVSGSYYVSTGETALFAIRKHLPWGKYLAIAILVAVGIGQWNSLIGILGITSNVVFEILVINFPNLAGQKYLVVLGLAILIIGIFYLLLIKGSYTMFEKVLALFVSLMGLSFIFTLLFVFPQPTEIIKGLVPKIPKVEGAGILIAAFVGTTMASATFLSRPLFIQGKGWTKSDFKVQKNDSIIAALLIFTISGAIMAVASASLYGTGKEITHVLDMSDALEPSVGKFAVSIFFAGTLSAGLSSIFPCLMIVPLMLGDFNSGKLDVESGRFKLITGVASVLALSVPVFGFNPIQGQIFTQVFNVFALPLVVFSFLVLWNRKNAGLPPNRLITNIVMVAAFIFSLIILWNGLADILGW from the coding sequence ATGAAGATGACATCTAATACAGAAAAGAGCAATCAAACAGAGAAAAATAGTTTCGTACAAAAACTAGTAAAGTTTCTATTATCCTTTGGACCTGGCATATTTGCCATTGGTTATACCATTGGGACTGGTAGCGTGACTTCTATGATAGTGGCCGGTAATTCTTTTGGAATGAACCTGCTTTGGGTGTTATTTTTTAGTTGCGTTTTTTCGGGGGTATTAATTTTTGTTTCTGGTAGCTATTACGTGAGCACTGGAGAAACCGCCCTTTTTGCTATTCGAAAGCATTTGCCTTGGGGAAAATATTTGGCCATAGCCATTCTTGTGGCCGTAGGCATTGGTCAATGGAATTCGTTAATAGGGATTTTGGGAATCACTTCTAATGTAGTTTTCGAAATTTTAGTGATCAATTTCCCCAACCTTGCCGGTCAAAAGTATTTAGTTGTTCTTGGGCTGGCTATTTTGATCATCGGGATTTTCTATCTTCTTTTGATCAAAGGAAGTTATACCATGTTTGAAAAAGTACTTGCCCTTTTTGTTTCCTTAATGGGGCTATCATTCATTTTCACTCTTCTTTTTGTTTTTCCACAGCCCACCGAAATTATCAAGGGGTTAGTCCCTAAAATCCCAAAAGTAGAGGGTGCAGGCATTCTCATTGCAGCATTTGTAGGGACTACTATGGCTTCTGCTACCTTTTTGTCAAGGCCATTGTTTATCCAAGGAAAAGGCTGGACCAAAAGTGACTTTAAGGTACAGAAAAACGATTCGATCATTGCGGCGCTGTTGATCTTTACCATTAGTGGGGCAATTATGGCCGTAGCAAGTGCTAGTTTGTATGGAACAGGAAAAGAAATAACACATGTGCTTGACATGTCCGATGCATTGGAGCCATCTGTCGGAAAGTTTGCTGTAAGTATCTTTTTTGCTGGCACATTGAGCGCAGGCCTTTCTTCCATCTTCCCTTGCCTCATGATAGTCCCACTTATGCTTGGAGACTTTAATTCAGGGAAGCTGGATGTTGAATCAGGTCGTTTTAAACTAATTACAGGAGTAGCAAGTGTGTTAGCCTTAAGCGTTCCCGTTTTTGGGTTTAATCCTATTCAAGGCCAAATATTCACTCAAGTTTTTAATGTTTTTGCTCTGCCGCTTGTGGTCTTCAGTTTTCTTGTTCTTTGGAACCGAAAAAATGCAGGATTACCACCTAACCGACTAATTACCAATATCGTGATGGTTGCGGCATTCATTTTTTCTTTAATTATTTTGTGGAATGGATTAGCTGATATCTTAGGTTGGTAG
- a CDS encoding Atu4866 domain-containing protein, whose amino-acid sequence MGHKSIEETKKYIGMWVTEDGYIRHELLPNNRYDEARGTRKSVYQGNYNVTGNHINYKDDTGFIADGKFENGILYHAGMILYKKN is encoded by the coding sequence ATGGGTCATAAAAGTATAGAAGAAACAAAAAAATATATAGGCATGTGGGTAACCGAAGATGGCTATATTAGACATGAGTTACTTCCGAATAACCGATACGATGAAGCCAGAGGGACACGAAAAAGTGTCTATCAAGGTAATTATAACGTAACTGGAAACCATATCAACTATAAAGACGATACGGGATTTATAGCCGATGGCAAATTTGAAAACGGAATTCTTTACCATGCGGGAATGATTTTATATAAAAAAAATTAA
- a CDS encoding GMC family oxidoreductase → MKDFNILGKGTDQNTYDAIVVGSGMTGGIAAKELTEKGLKVLVLERGRMVEHVKDYSTALTDPWDMPLRNMVSEEEKKDYEIQKTLYLFGQDCKHFLVKDSEIPYNQVKPFNWYRGNQMGGRSLLWSKHVFRLSDYDFEANQKEGIGIDWPIRYKDIAPWYDHVESYIGVSGNNDGIPQLPDGQFLPPFEMNMFEKRIQKRIKEAYDERNMIISRMAILTKEHNGRGKCQNRNLCHRGCVFGAYYSSNSVSLPDAAKTGNLTMRPYSIVERLIYDTNSNKLKGVHVINSETGESEEFYAKLIFLNSSTLGSTQILMQSATTEYPDGLANSSGVLGHYLMDHHAGIGATGGYSGLQDSYYHGNRPASVYIPRFRNIGKNDQDYVRGFSFENYTSRANWSRGLHGAGLGAEWKEGLTKPGNWSVYFEAYGETLPEYENQVSLSKTQKDKWGLPVLDINMEYGENEKKMREDMQRTAVEMLEASDLDWVSPFDYNPPPGSVIHEMGTARMGNDPKTSVLNKWNQSHDIKNLFVTDGSCMPSSPPQNPSLTYMALTARACDYAVESLKKGEI, encoded by the coding sequence ATGAAAGACTTTAATATACTCGGAAAAGGAACGGATCAAAATACCTACGATGCCATAGTAGTTGGCTCGGGAATGACTGGCGGAATTGCCGCCAAGGAACTGACAGAAAAAGGGCTGAAAGTGTTGGTGCTGGAGCGGGGCAGAATGGTAGAACATGTAAAAGATTACTCCACGGCGCTTACCGATCCTTGGGATATGCCCCTGCGGAACATGGTGAGCGAAGAGGAGAAAAAGGACTATGAAATACAAAAAACCTTGTACCTATTTGGGCAAGACTGCAAACACTTTTTGGTGAAAGACAGCGAAATCCCCTACAACCAAGTAAAGCCCTTCAACTGGTACAGGGGCAACCAAATGGGCGGAAGATCGCTTCTTTGGTCGAAGCATGTGTTCCGACTAAGCGACTACGATTTTGAAGCGAACCAAAAAGAAGGCATCGGAATCGATTGGCCTATCCGATACAAGGACATTGCCCCTTGGTACGATCACGTTGAATCGTACATTGGGGTGAGTGGAAATAACGATGGAATACCCCAGTTGCCCGATGGGCAGTTCTTGCCGCCTTTTGAGATGAACATGTTTGAAAAACGGATTCAGAAGCGGATAAAAGAAGCCTATGACGAGCGCAACATGATCATTAGCCGAATGGCGATTCTTACCAAGGAGCACAATGGCAGGGGCAAATGCCAAAACCGAAACTTGTGCCACCGAGGCTGTGTGTTTGGCGCATATTACTCTAGCAATTCAGTTTCCCTACCCGATGCGGCGAAGACGGGAAACCTGACCATGCGCCCGTATTCCATAGTAGAAAGGCTTATCTACGATACCAATTCTAACAAGCTGAAAGGGGTACATGTGATCAATTCGGAAACGGGGGAAAGCGAAGAGTTTTATGCCAAATTGATTTTCCTCAATAGCTCTACACTGGGCAGCACGCAAATCTTGATGCAGTCGGCTACAACAGAATATCCCGATGGATTGGCGAATTCGAGTGGTGTCTTGGGGCATTACCTCATGGATCACCATGCGGGAATTGGCGCTACTGGAGGTTACTCGGGTTTGCAAGATTCGTATTACCACGGTAACCGGCCTGCCAGCGTGTACATCCCAAGATTTAGGAATATTGGTAAAAATGACCAAGACTATGTGCGAGGCTTCTCTTTTGAAAACTATACGAGCAGAGCTAATTGGTCGAGAGGGCTTCATGGCGCAGGCTTGGGAGCAGAATGGAAAGAAGGTCTCACAAAGCCTGGCAACTGGTCGGTGTACTTTGAAGCCTATGGCGAGACCTTACCCGAGTATGAAAACCAAGTTTCACTGAGCAAAACCCAGAAAGATAAATGGGGCTTGCCAGTACTAGACATCAACATGGAATATGGGGAGAACGAAAAGAAAATGCGGGAAGATATGCAGAGAACCGCGGTTGAAATGTTGGAAGCCTCGGACTTGGATTGGGTAAGCCCGTTTGATTACAATCCTCCTCCAGGCTCGGTCATCCACGAAATGGGCACAGCTCGGATGGGCAACGACCCCAAAACCTCGGTGCTGAACAAGTGGAACCAATCCCACGACATCAAAAACCTCTTTGTGACCGATGGCTCTTGTATGCCTTCATCACCTCCTCAAAATCCTTCTCTCACTTACATGGCGCTCACCGCCCGTGCCTGCGACTATGCAGTGGAAAGCTTGAAGAAGGGGGAGATTTAA
- a CDS encoding gluconate 2-dehydrogenase subunit 3 family protein, protein MNRREVLQSMGMISAHALFPSILSGFVASCTSPEKQAATFSPLFFTQQELDEIAQVIDVIIPATKTKSASEVNTHLFLDEVFAKCLTADQQKVMREGVSNLLPAFEKAEDKLSLLTEIDKKAYDNDESTAYFRTLKQYTLVGFFTSQEGETKASNYVKFPGDYDGDVKVDENTLNNGDTSMRYYL, encoded by the coding sequence ATGAATAGACGTGAAGTTCTCCAGTCTATGGGCATGATTTCCGCCCATGCACTTTTCCCCAGCATCCTTTCGGGTTTTGTGGCCAGTTGCACCTCCCCCGAAAAACAAGCAGCAACTTTTTCCCCCTTATTTTTCACCCAACAAGAATTGGATGAGATAGCACAGGTCATAGATGTGATCATTCCTGCTACCAAAACCAAGTCGGCTTCGGAGGTAAATACCCACCTTTTTCTGGACGAGGTATTTGCCAAGTGCCTTACCGCCGACCAACAGAAGGTGATGAGAGAAGGGGTTTCTAATTTGTTACCCGCTTTTGAGAAGGCAGAGGACAAACTTTCTCTCCTTACGGAAATAGACAAAAAAGCCTACGACAACGATGAAAGTACCGCTTATTTCCGAACATTGAAGCAATACACCTTGGTCGGCTTTTTCACTTCCCAAGAAGGGGAAACCAAGGCAAGCAACTATGTAAAATTCCCCGGCGATTACGACGGCGACGTAAAGGTTGATGAGAATACGCTCAACAATGGCGATACCAGTATGAGGTATTATTTGTAG
- a CDS encoding ThuA domain-containing protein, with product MKKMKILWLLTLIAVLSACKERQAQETEQQQSPKLKALIVDGQNNHYVWPKTTMMMKDYLEQTGLFEVDIQRDDTVWLGIKYQDWRSGTIEKYITEYPLDSSAYFISYEPVKTSAITIDFSNYDVIISNLGENTPEWSGETKGALEEYMQNGGGLIVVHAANNAWGNWEEFNKMIGLGAWGGRDSTSGPYVYYNDAGEIEIDPSEGQCATHGLEHEFVITSREPDHPIMKGLPTEWLHAQDEMYDRMRGPFENATILATAYSDAEENKQPWEPVLDGTGWNVPMLMAVNYGKGRVFHTTLGHFDYSMECVGFIITLQRGAEWVATGEVTQEIPTDFPSKEKSISRAWKKE from the coding sequence ATGAAGAAGATGAAAATTTTATGGTTATTAACATTAATTGCTGTTTTATCGGCATGCAAAGAGCGGCAGGCTCAAGAAACAGAACAGCAACAGTCTCCAAAGCTTAAGGCGCTGATAGTTGACGGTCAGAATAATCATTACGTATGGCCCAAAACCACGATGATGATGAAGGATTACCTTGAGCAAACGGGACTGTTTGAGGTGGATATACAAAGAGACGATACTGTTTGGCTGGGAATTAAATATCAGGATTGGAGGTCTGGAACGATAGAAAAATACATTACCGAATACCCTTTAGACTCCTCGGCTTATTTCATTTCTTACGAACCTGTTAAAACTTCAGCTATTACTATTGATTTTAGCAACTATGATGTGATCATTTCTAACCTTGGGGAAAATACGCCAGAATGGTCCGGTGAAACAAAAGGTGCGCTAGAAGAATATATGCAAAATGGAGGGGGACTCATAGTAGTTCATGCGGCAAATAATGCTTGGGGAAATTGGGAGGAATTCAATAAAATGATAGGACTAGGTGCATGGGGAGGTCGTGATAGCACTTCAGGACCTTATGTTTATTACAACGATGCTGGCGAAATTGAAATAGACCCTTCAGAAGGGCAATGCGCTACGCATGGGCTAGAGCATGAATTTGTGATTACTTCACGTGAGCCAGATCACCCTATTATGAAAGGCTTGCCTACGGAATGGCTCCATGCACAAGATGAGATGTATGATCGCATGAGAGGACCTTTTGAAAATGCTACAATCCTTGCCACTGCTTATTCCGATGCTGAGGAAAATAAGCAGCCTTGGGAGCCTGTATTGGATGGTACCGGGTGGAACGTACCTATGCTAATGGCTGTCAACTATGGAAAAGGGCGGGTTTTTCATACAACCCTAGGGCACTTCGATTATTCCATGGAATGCGTTGGGTTTATAATAACCCTCCAGCGGGGAGCAGAATGGGTAGCTACCGGAGAGGTTACCCAAGAAATTCCAACAGATTTTCCTTCTAAAGAGAAATCTATTTCGAGGGCTTGGAAAAAGGAGTAG
- a CDS encoding TlpA disulfide reductase family protein, which translates to MRFYKLLLGFFVCSIAFSCTDGAGKNGKALETQEGIAAAIDTVTIQQDFMRWWKYENEEINLSSNFIALDAKGGEIDQPAFFTILNSGEYIPLKVDHAQGRDTYRLLKLQPDADPEIGNQMTYIAFDHFEKYKKIGTEFPAFNFEDLEENFYSNETLKGKTIVLKTWFIGCRPCIEEFPQLNNLVEEFGGMDDIVFISLALDSKESLAKFLEKKPFNYKVIPDQSHFIQEVLKIDDYPTHMVIGPDGTYERIPDNLERLIAYLKK; encoded by the coding sequence ATGAGATTTTACAAACTACTTTTAGGCTTTTTCGTTTGTTCCATCGCTTTCTCCTGTACAGATGGGGCTGGCAAAAATGGAAAAGCATTGGAAACACAAGAAGGCATTGCCGCTGCTATCGACACGGTTACCATCCAACAGGATTTTATGCGCTGGTGGAAGTATGAAAACGAGGAAATCAATCTGTCTTCGAACTTTATAGCACTAGACGCTAAGGGGGGTGAGATAGATCAACCCGCATTTTTCACAATACTGAATTCGGGTGAATACATCCCCCTCAAAGTCGATCATGCTCAGGGGAGGGATACGTATCGGTTGCTAAAATTGCAGCCTGACGCAGATCCAGAAATTGGCAACCAAATGACCTACATAGCTTTTGATCATTTTGAAAAGTATAAAAAAATAGGGACGGAATTTCCCGCGTTTAACTTTGAAGATTTGGAGGAGAATTTCTATTCCAATGAAACCTTAAAAGGAAAAACGATTGTGCTCAAAACATGGTTTATCGGCTGTAGACCGTGCATCGAAGAATTTCCACAGTTAAACAACTTGGTGGAAGAGTTTGGGGGTATGGACGATATCGTGTTCATCAGTTTGGCTTTAGATTCAAAAGAGTCGTTAGCAAAGTTTTTGGAGAAAAAGCCATTTAACTACAAAGTCATACCCGATCAATCGCATTTTATACAAGAAGTATTGAAAATTGATGATTACCCTACCCACATGGTTATTGGCCCAGATGGAACGTATGAAAGAATTCCTGATAATTTGGAAAGGCTCATTGCTTATTTGAAGAAATAA
- a CDS encoding SDR family oxidoreductase, producing the protein MNTKKVWFVTGASKGLGLELVKKLLASGYCVAATTRKIQSITKEVGEASASFFPIEMDLTDNENVKVAIANCLDHFGQIDVVVNNAGYSQIGTLEELSDEEIKENFNVNVFGSLNVIRNIVPHLRQQQSGHIFNISSIGGYVGNFAGFGIYCSTKFAVAGFTEALAEEMKSFNVHTTLVYPGYFRTNFLAKGSIQTPANPIGAYKAAREMEQAHLNDINGNQPNDPNKAADVLITLSEQSNPPVHFFMGEDAYNYANLKIESIKGALEENKVLGTSTGFND; encoded by the coding sequence ATGAACACGAAAAAAGTATGGTTTGTAACAGGAGCTTCCAAAGGTTTGGGACTCGAATTAGTAAAAAAGCTTTTAGCAAGTGGTTATTGTGTAGCAGCTACAACACGGAAAATCCAATCTATAACAAAAGAAGTAGGGGAAGCTTCTGCGTCCTTTTTCCCTATCGAAATGGATTTGACAGACAATGAAAATGTCAAAGTTGCCATTGCCAATTGTCTCGACCATTTCGGGCAAATAGATGTTGTAGTAAATAATGCTGGATATAGTCAGATTGGAACTTTAGAAGAGCTATCCGACGAGGAAATCAAAGAGAACTTTAATGTAAATGTATTTGGCTCATTGAATGTTATCCGAAATATAGTCCCACATTTACGCCAACAACAATCTGGGCATATTTTTAACATATCTTCCATTGGTGGATATGTCGGTAATTTTGCAGGATTTGGGATTTATTGCTCTACAAAATTTGCCGTAGCAGGGTTTACGGAAGCTCTTGCCGAAGAAATGAAGTCATTTAATGTGCATACTACCTTAGTTTACCCTGGCTATTTCCGAACAAACTTTTTGGCAAAAGGCTCTATTCAAACTCCTGCTAACCCTATTGGAGCATATAAAGCTGCACGCGAAATGGAACAAGCGCATTTAAATGACATAAATGGAAATCAACCTAACGATCCTAATAAAGCAGCAGATGTATTGATTACTTTGAGTGAACAATCCAACCCTCCTGTCCATTTTTTTATGGGAGAGGATGCATACAACTATGCCAACTTAAAAATAGAAAGCATCAAAGGAGCTTTGGAAGAAAATAAAGTATTAGGAACCTCAACTGGATTTAACGACTAA